Proteins encoded within one genomic window of Balneolaceae bacterium:
- the aspS gene encoding aspartate--tRNA ligase, with translation MSWNRTHTCGELTIDNQGEEVVLNGWISTRRDLGGLIFIDLRDRYGITQIVFDETNKELHEMAEDLRSEYVIGVKGKVIERDEETINPDMSTGKIEVEVSNLIVYSEAETPPFEIKDGIATNEETRLKYRYLDIRRQEIQDKLMLRSDVAHTVRNFYHDKKFAEVETPVLMRSTPEGARDYLVPSRVNPGRFFALPQSPQTYKQLLMVSGMDRYFQIVKCFRDEDLRADRQPEFTQIDVEMSFVDEENIFKVHEELMAKLWKEHLDVEIETPFQRMPYEVALHTYGSDKPDLRFGLEINDISDDVKDCEFKIFKSIVKKGGHVVSITVPGEGNMGRGALDRLTERVQSQTGAAGMVFMKLQDGEINCSVGKFLDDETMKNMVETSGANDGDLVLILAGPSPDVFKQMGTLRLMVAKDFDLIRTDQTKFLWVTDFPLLEWSKEDLRYHSLHHPFTAPKPEDIELLDEDPAQVKSRAYDLVLNGNELGGGSIRIHDSELQQKVFNVLGIDDDEAEEKFGFLMDAFKYGAPPHGGIAFGLDRMIMLMAGAQSLRDVIAFPKNQRAQSLMDNSPGEVDEEQLRELHISLRNTVDK, from the coding sequence ATTACCCAAATTGTTTTCGATGAGACGAATAAAGAGCTGCATGAGATGGCCGAAGACCTCCGTTCGGAATATGTTATTGGGGTGAAAGGAAAAGTGATAGAACGGGATGAAGAAACCATCAATCCCGATATGTCAACCGGCAAGATAGAGGTGGAAGTGAGCAACCTGATTGTCTATTCAGAAGCGGAAACTCCACCATTTGAAATTAAAGATGGAATTGCTACCAATGAGGAAACGCGTCTGAAATATCGCTACCTGGATATCCGGAGGCAGGAGATTCAGGATAAGCTGATGTTGAGATCAGACGTGGCTCACACGGTTCGAAATTTTTACCACGACAAGAAATTTGCAGAAGTTGAAACACCCGTTTTAATGCGTTCAACACCGGAAGGAGCGCGCGATTATTTGGTGCCCAGCCGGGTGAATCCGGGGCGATTTTTTGCGCTCCCGCAGAGTCCGCAAACCTACAAGCAGTTGTTGATGGTGTCCGGGATGGACCGTTATTTCCAGATTGTAAAATGTTTCAGGGATGAGGATTTGAGAGCCGACCGCCAGCCGGAGTTCACGCAGATTGATGTAGAGATGTCGTTCGTGGATGAAGAGAATATTTTTAAAGTACATGAAGAGTTGATGGCAAAACTCTGGAAAGAGCACCTGGATGTTGAGATTGAAACCCCGTTCCAGAGAATGCCTTACGAGGTAGCTCTCCATACATACGGATCTGACAAACCGGATCTTCGGTTTGGATTGGAAATCAACGACATTTCGGATGATGTGAAAGATTGTGAGTTCAAGATTTTTAAGTCCATTGTGAAGAAAGGTGGCCACGTGGTTTCTATTACAGTTCCGGGTGAAGGAAATATGGGGCGTGGTGCATTGGATCGCCTGACAGAACGTGTGCAATCACAAACCGGCGCGGCCGGAATGGTATTTATGAAACTGCAAGATGGTGAAATTAATTGCAGCGTCGGTAAGTTTCTGGATGATGAGACCATGAAAAATATGGTAGAAACATCCGGTGCCAATGACGGTGATTTGGTTCTGATTCTTGCCGGTCCGTCACCTGATGTGTTCAAACAGATGGGCACCCTTCGGTTGATGGTTGCCAAAGATTTTGATCTGATCCGAACGGATCAAACCAAATTTTTATGGGTGACGGATTTTCCGCTCCTTGAATGGTCGAAAGAGGATTTGCGATATCACTCGCTTCATCACCCGTTTACAGCTCCTAAGCCGGAAGATATTGAACTGTTGGATGAGGATCCGGCTCAGGTGAAATCCAGGGCGTATGATTTAGTACTGAACGGAAATGAGCTTGGCGGGGGTTCTATTCGTATCCATGACTCCGAACTACAGCAAAAAGTATTTAATGTACTCGGAATTGATGATGATGAAGCTGAAGAGAAATTCGGATTCCTGATGGATGCATTTAAATATGGAGCACCGCCGCACGGTGGAATTGCGTTTGGATTGGATCGGATGATTATGCTGATGGCCGGTGCACAAAGCCTGCGGGATGTAATTGCATTTCCGAAGAACCAGCGAGCGCAAAGCCTGATGGACAATTCACCGGGCGAGGTGGATGAAGAGCAACTTCGTGAGCTTCATATTTCATTGAGAAATACGGTAGATAAGTAA
- a CDS encoding DUF429 domain-containing protein → MKTAGIDGCAAGWILITFDEGDASYEVLRNDDDLEDAFHRFDRILIDMPIGLEDENYTRECDALLRKELGAEYASSVFSPPIRPALNAPSYVEANMQSYEFTEKKLTLQAWNITPKIKTVDQFLTDQPELQEKVFESHPELIFRNLNGGKIFQKKNTKKGLRHRLSLVSDREEIAKDFFRDIKEEFRRNEVDEDDIVDSMALALAAKQSVEKGLKTLPEEPEKDSSGLVKAIHYV, encoded by the coding sequence TTGAAAACTGCGGGAATAGACGGCTGTGCAGCCGGTTGGATCTTAATAACATTTGATGAGGGCGATGCTTCCTACGAAGTGCTTCGAAACGATGATGATCTGGAAGATGCCTTTCACAGGTTCGATCGTATTCTGATTGATATGCCGATAGGCCTGGAAGATGAAAATTATACGCGCGAATGTGATGCTCTTCTTCGAAAAGAGTTGGGTGCTGAGTATGCATCAAGCGTGTTTAGCCCGCCCATTCGGCCGGCTCTGAATGCTCCATCGTATGTGGAAGCAAATATGCAAAGTTACGAATTCACCGAAAAAAAGCTGACGCTGCAGGCCTGGAATATCACACCTAAAATAAAGACTGTTGATCAGTTTTTAACGGATCAACCGGAACTACAGGAAAAGGTTTTTGAAAGTCACCCGGAACTGATTTTTAGAAATCTGAATGGAGGCAAGATTTTTCAGAAAAAGAATACCAAAAAGGGATTACGCCACCGGCTTTCTCTGGTGAGCGACCGCGAAGAGATTGCCAAAGATTTTTTCCGGGATATTAAAGAGGAGTTCCGGCGAAATGAGGTGGATGAGGATGATATTGTGGATTCCATGGCGCTGGCACTTGCGGCTAAACAATCCGTTGAAAAAGGTCTAAAGACGCTTCCGGAAGAACCTGAAAAAGACTCAAGCGGCTTGGTGAAGGCGATTCATTACGTTTGA
- the sthA gene encoding Si-specific NAD(P)(+) transhydrogenase, which yields MKYDYDVIIIGSGPAGFSCAMQSTKFDKKVLIVEANESNLGGSWINKGTVPSKALRAAAKLIQSFHSQFGDERGRKPYERFRMEDIMDYKRPILESKNKKVREDIVKNEVDTATGWGKIIDSNTVEVVKETGNKETYKGKNILISTGSRPSAPQNVNIDQAKVLDSGSILDITHIPRRLVIVGSGIIAFEYATIFAALGTRVSILSDLDEILPFLDQELKAALFKSIRKKNIQIFNNISIENISSNDLRTCDEVLFKTANDNRLQVVETDHVMYIGGKIPNTDNLGLDKLGVERDAEGYIKVDGQYRTNVSNIYAAGDVIGYPALASASFLQGRLASCEMFGDKAIAEMSDTSMPYGIYSIPEISGIGLTEQQAEELNIDVTVGRAYYSNLTRADLNHETEGVLKLVFRTDNLKLLGVHIYGEHATDMIHLGQSIMSQNGNIKYFIERVLNYPTYSEAYKIAAFNGLNRVHKAGVKYKKILDKS from the coding sequence ATGAAGTACGATTACGATGTAATCATTATTGGCAGCGGACCTGCCGGTTTCTCTTGTGCAATGCAAAGCACAAAATTCGATAAAAAAGTATTGATTGTTGAGGCCAATGAATCCAATCTTGGGGGTTCCTGGATTAATAAGGGAACTGTTCCCAGTAAAGCACTTCGCGCAGCCGCCAAGCTAATCCAGTCTTTCCACTCGCAATTTGGTGATGAACGGGGCAGAAAACCCTATGAGCGATTTAGAATGGAAGATATAATGGATTACAAACGCCCCATTCTTGAAAGTAAAAACAAGAAGGTGAGGGAAGATATTGTAAAAAACGAAGTGGACACCGCCACCGGATGGGGTAAAATTATTGATTCTAACACAGTTGAAGTAGTTAAAGAGACTGGAAATAAAGAGACCTATAAGGGAAAAAATATTTTAATATCTACCGGGAGCCGGCCATCTGCCCCGCAAAATGTGAATATAGATCAAGCTAAAGTTCTTGACTCCGGCTCTATTCTCGATATTACACACATTCCCCGCCGGTTGGTGATTGTTGGAAGCGGAATTATAGCATTTGAGTATGCAACCATTTTTGCAGCTCTTGGAACACGTGTTTCTATTTTGAGTGATCTTGATGAAATTTTACCGTTTCTGGATCAAGAGCTTAAAGCTGCATTATTTAAATCCATTCGGAAAAAGAATATCCAGATCTTCAACAACATCTCGATCGAAAATATATCGAGTAATGACCTGAGAACTTGCGATGAAGTGCTGTTCAAAACAGCTAATGACAATCGGTTACAAGTAGTAGAAACCGACCACGTAATGTATATTGGCGGTAAAATTCCAAACACCGATAATCTTGGACTCGACAAACTTGGTGTAGAACGAGATGCAGAAGGATATATAAAAGTAGATGGTCAATACCGTACAAATGTCTCTAACATTTATGCTGCAGGCGATGTTATTGGATATCCTGCTCTTGCCTCAGCTTCCTTTCTCCAGGGACGCCTCGCTTCTTGTGAGATGTTTGGAGACAAAGCTATAGCTGAGATGAGTGATACAAGTATGCCATATGGCATCTATTCCATCCCTGAAATTTCTGGTATTGGGTTAACTGAGCAACAAGCAGAGGAATTAAATATCGACGTAACAGTCGGGCGGGCATACTATTCTAATCTAACCAGGGCTGATCTGAATCATGAAACAGAAGGAGTTTTGAAGCTCGTATTCCGAACGGATAATCTCAAACTTCTCGGAGTGCATATTTATGGCGAGCATGCAACTGATATGATCCACTTAGGCCAAAGTATTATGTCGCAAAACGGAAACATCAAATACTTTATTGAACGAGTGTTAAATTATCCAACTTACTCCGAAGCATACAAAATTGCGGCGTTTAACGGGCTTAATCGCGTTCACAAAGCAGGTGTGAAGTACAAGAAGATTTTAGATAAGAGTTAA
- a CDS encoding superoxide dismutase — translation MAYELPELPYEHDALEPSIDKRTMEIHHGKHHQGYTNKVNTALEGHPFADLPIEEVLTRIEEVPENIRQAVINNGGGYANHKLFWTVLSPNGGGEPSGDLAEAINNKYDSFDKFKEKFSSTAAGQFGSGWGWLCVDDSGDLKVISTANQDSPYMHGLTPIFGVDVWEHAYYLHYQNRRPDYLSAIWDVVNWDQVEENYKNAK, via the coding sequence ATGGCTTACGAACTTCCTGAATTACCATATGAACATGATGCTCTTGAACCCAGCATTGATAAAAGAACGATGGAGATTCATCACGGAAAGCATCATCAGGGATATACAAATAAAGTGAATACTGCTCTTGAAGGGCATCCATTTGCTGACCTTCCAATAGAAGAAGTATTGACGAGAATAGAAGAAGTTCCTGAAAATATCCGCCAGGCAGTAATTAATAATGGCGGCGGTTATGCAAACCATAAACTGTTTTGGACCGTGTTATCACCCAATGGAGGTGGAGAACCGTCCGGAGACCTTGCTGAAGCGATCAACAATAAGTACGACAGCTTCGATAAATTCAAGGAAAAATTTTCATCCACCGCAGCCGGACAGTTTGGATCCGGATGGGGATGGTTGTGTGTCGATGATTCCGGTGACTTAAAAGTGATTTCAACTGCCAACCAGGATAGTCCATACATGCACGGATTAACTCCAATTTTTGGCGTTGATGTCTGGGAACACGCTTACTACCTGCACTACCAAAACCGACGTCCCGACTATTTAAGCGCAATTTGGGATGTTGTAAATTGGGATCAGGTAGAAGAGAATTACAAGAATGCTAAGTAA
- a CDS encoding BrxA/BrxB family bacilliredoxin → MQFGFGVGPDTSWMRKELTDIGVEELKTPEDVDRAMKEYNKGTMLMAINSVCGCAAGNARPGLGIALENTEEKPDHLVTVFAGQDKEATARAREYFSEYPPSSPAFAFFVDGEIKAMIPRHRIEGRTKQEVAQDLEMVFEAFIKERQEKS, encoded by the coding sequence ATGCAATTTGGATTTGGCGTTGGCCCTGATACTTCATGGATGAGGAAAGAGCTTACCGACATTGGAGTGGAAGAATTAAAAACTCCTGAAGATGTTGATCGAGCAATGAAAGAATACAATAAAGGAACCATGCTGATGGCTATCAATTCCGTATGTGGATGCGCTGCCGGTAATGCACGTCCCGGACTTGGAATTGCCCTGGAAAATACGGAAGAAAAACCGGATCATCTTGTAACAGTCTTTGCCGGACAGGATAAAGAAGCTACTGCTCGTGCCCGCGAGTATTTTAGCGAATATCCGCCATCTTCACCTGCATTTGCATTTTTTGTTGATGGAGAAATTAAAGCAATGATTCCGCGACACAGAATTGAAGGGCGAACCAAACAGGAAGTAGCCCAGGATTTAGAGATGGTATTTGAAGCTTTTATTAAAGAGAGACAAGAAAAAAGTTAA
- a CDS encoding GWxTD domain-containing protein: MNTTIKNYSLLSILIFALYMSGCVRSTNPDVERGSTFRFQDGYPEVRMSSIGILSEDDEPLIDVTTDVVLGSLIYSTDEEGVRSANVSIEIRILQNDGDFTKNLRKDFAVESSYNGSYQSQDVFSHRERIEVVPGSFEVTVTVLDQSSGKASSRTSEADIPDPQNPEINLTTIRLMGKHSPEEVENPDFFPITTYTASSGLDSLKFMFQVTNNNVEDPLTIQSRLLKYETDTTAARPMNFNNYSPSTLPYKGIEIRDPEEVDFTTRRLDDPGSVLIEFKYEQLEKGTYRFEVETTKDSGEEIYKARDFSIKSENYPTLQSPRELANPLIYLMNRDDHEEMMEIEDPDSLKEAIDRFWLSNIGNMNKAKSVINLYYERVEQANKQFTNFKEGWKTDLGMIYILFGPPWYVDRYLNTMVWSYSYDRTDPRYNYTFERPQMKNEYFPFDNYLLQRNQGYFNIQYRQIQLWLSGNILTTRI, from the coding sequence ATGAACACAACTATAAAAAACTACAGCCTGCTTTCTATACTGATCTTCGCACTCTACATGTCAGGTTGTGTACGATCAACAAATCCCGATGTGGAAAGAGGATCTACTTTTCGCTTCCAGGATGGATATCCCGAAGTTCGCATGTCGTCTATTGGAATTCTGAGTGAAGACGACGAACCGCTCATCGATGTAACAACGGATGTAGTACTTGGCAGTTTAATATATTCCACGGACGAAGAGGGTGTTCGATCTGCCAATGTTTCAATCGAAATAAGAATTCTCCAAAACGATGGTGATTTTACCAAAAATCTACGAAAGGATTTTGCTGTAGAATCAAGTTATAACGGAAGTTATCAAAGCCAGGATGTTTTCAGCCATCGGGAACGTATAGAAGTTGTGCCCGGAAGTTTCGAAGTAACTGTTACTGTTCTCGATCAATCCTCCGGTAAAGCTTCCAGCAGAACCAGCGAAGCAGATATACCCGATCCTCAAAATCCCGAAATTAACCTTACCACAATACGCCTGATGGGAAAACACTCGCCTGAAGAAGTTGAGAATCCCGACTTTTTTCCTATTACTACTTACACGGCTTCTTCGGGATTAGACAGCCTTAAGTTTATGTTCCAGGTAACAAATAACAACGTAGAGGACCCCCTTACCATCCAGTCGCGACTGCTCAAATACGAGACAGATACGACTGCTGCACGACCTATGAACTTCAATAATTACAGCCCCTCCACGCTTCCCTACAAGGGAATAGAGATCAGAGATCCCGAGGAAGTGGATTTCACGACACGGCGATTGGATGATCCCGGAAGTGTATTAATTGAATTTAAGTATGAACAGCTTGAAAAAGGTACCTACCGTTTTGAGGTTGAAACCACCAAAGATAGTGGTGAGGAGATCTATAAAGCGAGAGATTTCTCAATAAAAAGTGAAAATTACCCAACCCTGCAAAGCCCAAGAGAACTTGCAAATCCACTGATATATTTGATGAACAGAGATGATCATGAGGAGATGATGGAAATTGAAGACCCGGATTCTTTAAAAGAGGCTATTGACCGTTTTTGGCTTTCCAACATTGGAAACATGAACAAGGCAAAATCTGTGATTAACTTGTATTATGAACGGGTTGAACAAGCAAATAAGCAGTTTACCAATTTTAAAGAGGGCTGGAAGACAGACCTCGGTATGATATATATTCTATTCGGCCCTCCATGGTATGTGGATCGTTATTTGAATACCATGGTTTGGTCGTACTCGTACGACAGGACCGATCCCCGGTATAATTATACCTTTGAAAGGCCACAAATGAAGAACGAGTATTTTCCTTTTGATAACTACCTGCTTCAGCGAAACCAGGGATACTTCAATATCCAGTACAGGCAGATTCAATTGTGGCTATCGGGAAATATTTTAACTACACGTATTTAG
- the pyk gene encoding pyruvate kinase — protein MLGSARRTKIVCTLGPSSNTFEDIEKLYFAGMNVVRINFSHGSHEDHKRTIGYVREVAQKHEYSIPVLMDLQGPKIRVGTMKDGGQFVESGSQVKLTTDDIEGTNEIVPIDYPNLAEDAVVGNQILIDDGLLELKIVEKKGSELVADVIVGGVLKSRKGVNLPDVEISMGSLTEKDIEDLEFGLDVGVDYVAMSFVRSARDVQDVISRIRAKGSNAAIIAKIEKPEAVEVIDEIIEESDGIMVARGDLGIEIPSEQVPLVQKKIIERCRMAGKPVITATQMLDSMINNPRATRAESSDVANAVVDGTDAVMLSGETAAGKYPEESVRTMAKIIKSVEQNASSIYYSLKYRKPDWKEKQVIESLAFSCVTIADNVDAKAISTITHSGNTARRIAKFRPKVPVVAFTESQIVRRQLNLVWGVSSVRLDEIFDTDMSVKMMEDYLLENGLVENNDRVIIATGIPLAKRGRTNMIKVSTIQDQ, from the coding sequence ATGTTAGGAAGTGCCCGACGCACAAAAATAGTTTGCACATTAGGTCCAAGTAGTAACACGTTCGAGGATATTGAAAAGCTTTATTTTGCGGGAATGAATGTTGTGCGAATCAATTTTTCCCACGGCTCACACGAAGATCATAAACGAACAATTGGGTATGTACGGGAAGTTGCACAAAAGCATGAGTATTCTATACCGGTTTTAATGGACCTGCAGGGGCCTAAAATTCGGGTGGGTACCATGAAAGACGGCGGACAGTTTGTGGAAAGTGGCTCACAGGTGAAGCTGACGACTGATGATATTGAGGGAACAAACGAAATTGTACCGATTGATTATCCAAATCTCGCAGAAGATGCCGTTGTTGGAAATCAGATTTTGATTGATGATGGACTTCTTGAACTTAAAATCGTTGAAAAAAAAGGGTCGGAGTTAGTAGCCGATGTTATTGTAGGGGGTGTTTTAAAATCACGAAAGGGAGTGAACCTGCCGGATGTTGAGATCTCGATGGGCTCACTTACTGAAAAAGATATTGAAGACCTGGAATTTGGCTTGGATGTAGGAGTAGATTATGTGGCGATGTCGTTCGTACGATCTGCCCGGGATGTACAGGATGTAATTTCCAGAATTCGGGCAAAGGGAAGTAACGCAGCAATTATTGCCAAAATTGAGAAGCCCGAGGCGGTAGAAGTGATTGATGAAATTATTGAAGAGTCTGATGGAATTATGGTGGCCCGCGGTGATTTGGGAATTGAAATTCCAAGTGAGCAGGTGCCTTTGGTTCAAAAGAAAATAATTGAAAGGTGCCGGATGGCCGGTAAACCGGTTATTACTGCTACTCAAATGCTCGATTCAATGATCAACAATCCACGTGCTACTCGTGCCGAAAGTTCGGATGTGGCAAATGCCGTGGTTGACGGTACAGACGCTGTGATGCTTTCGGGTGAAACGGCAGCCGGCAAGTATCCTGAAGAATCTGTCAGAACTATGGCAAAAATTATTAAATCGGTTGAGCAAAATGCATCATCCATCTATTACAGTTTGAAGTATCGCAAACCAGACTGGAAAGAGAAGCAGGTGATTGAATCGTTGGCGTTTTCATGCGTTACTATTGCCGATAATGTTGATGCCAAAGCTATCAGTACCATCACTCACTCCGGGAATACTGCAAGGCGGATCGCCAAATTCAGGCCAAAAGTACCGGTTGTGGCGTTTACGGAAAGCCAAATTGTACGCAGGCAATTGAATCTTGTATGGGGAGTAAGCTCTGTTCGGCTCGATGAAATTTTTGATACGGATATGAGTGTAAAAATGATGGAAGATTATCTGCTCGAAAATGGATTGGTGGAAAATAACGACCGTGTAATTATTGCTACAGGTATTCCGCTTGCCAAACGAGGGCGAACGAATATGATTAAAGTGAGCACCATTCAAGATCAATAA